The genomic interval ATGCTGATTAACAATAGATGTCTTGAGAGTAAAGGTACTATTACAATGATGACATTTATAACGTTGTTTTTTAAGTTTTAAATAAGCATTCATATTAGATACTTTAGGTAAAGTTATTGTAGATGTCTTAAAGCCATGCTTTTCAAACTGGTTATCAAATACACAACCACATGAATAACAATATTGAGGCTGATATGTGAGAGTTCCATAATAGATTTGTGATCTAACACCCTTAATAATTTCTTCTGAGTAAAAGTTTTCATTAAAAGAAATATTTTCATCTTTTAAATTTAGTACTTTTACGATACAATTGTATTGAGACATATTTCCAATCCTTTCATTAGTGATTTCGTCGTTATTAATTGTATCAGGATATTGGAAATCTGTCTCATTTTTTTATGCAAATTAAATGGTGTGAGTTTATTACCCACACCAAATATTATAGAACCTTTCTAATGAGATATTAAAAAATTTTGGATAAAAATATTTGCAAAAAAAATAAGTTATGGTATGATGAATACGGTTACCATTTTTATAAATGCGGGTGTGGCGGAATTGGCAGACGCACTAGACTTAGGATCTAGCGTCTTTGTACGTAAGGGTTCGAGTCCCTTCACCCGCACCAGATTTAGTATACCAAGGTGCTATCTATTATAGGTAGTCCCTTTTTTTGTTTATGTGTGTTATAATCTTCATAGGATGTGATGATATGAAAACCTTGCTGGTTGTAGATGGACATCATTTACTTTTTAAAATGTTTTACGGTATGCCGTCGAGAATAATTGGAAAAAACGGAAAATCTGTACACGCAATTATTGGATTTACGGGGGCTTTGTTAAAAGTTATAAATATGACAAGACCTACTGAAATTGTAGTTGTTTTTGATAGTGAAAACGGTAGTGATAGGAATCAACTAAACCCTGAATACAAAGGTAATAGAGTAGACTATACAGATGTTCCTACTGATGATAATCCATTTTCTCAGTTGAATGATATTTATATAGTTTTGGATTATCTACGTATTAAGCACTTTGAATCGTTTAATGGTAATGAAGCGGATGATCACATTACAAGCTATGTCAATTCATATAAGAATACGCATAAAGTTTACATATTATCTGGAGATACCGATTTTATGCAACTTGTTGATGAAAATGTAAATTTATTTGTGTATAGAGGGAAAAAATCTATCGTTTATAATCGAGAAATGGTATATGAAAAGTTTGGTATTTATCCGAACTATTTTGCTGATTATAAATGTTTAGTTGGAGATAAATCTGATAATATAAAAGGTGTTCCAACAGTGGGACCAAAAACAGCTACATCACTTATAGACACATATGGAGGTATATTGAATATTATTAAGAGTATAGAACTAGTGAGGAAAACTACACTAAAGATGAAACTAAAAGAATACACAGATATGTTAATCCAAAATTATCAGTTAATTAAATTAGACAGAAAAATTGATAATCCATATGAAGGTGAATCTCTTTTATGGTCATCTAAAGATATGAAGACATTGGACATACTAAGAAGTCTAGACTATATGTAGGTATATATGATTTCAAATACTTCAACTCAATCATCTGTACTATAAGAGTATATAGTAATTGTTATATATACAAAATAAGTCATATTTAGTATAGAGGTGCTATCTATAAGGTAGTGCTTTTTGAATAGATTATGATAAAATTATAGAATAACTATTATACAAATAGAGTTTTATTGCAATTTTTCTACTTTGATTAAAACATATCTATTTCTTTATTGGAAAAAACAAGTGGTTGACTAAGTAATAAAACAGTGGTAGAATCTTAAATCCTGATGTTAAAACAACAAAGAAAATAAATGAGTAAAGATGTTGACAGGATGGGATATAAATGATACAATCTATCTCGCTGTTTTAAAAATTTAGATCAATGAAATTGGAAAAAACAAGTGGTTGACTAAGTAATAAAACAGTGATAGAATCTTAAATCCTGATACTGAAACAACAAAGAAAATAAATGAGTAAAGTTGTTGACAGGATAGGATATAAGTGATACAATCTATCTTCCTGTTTCAAAAATTTAGATTAACGAAGTTGGAAAAAACAAGTAGTTGACTAAATAATAAAACAGTGATAGAATCTTAAATCCCGATGTTAAAACAACATAAAAAATAAATGAATAAAGTTGTTGACAATGAGGGAAACAAGTGATAAAATCTTATATTGTCGTCGGTAAAACGACAAAATAAAATTAAACAAAAAAGTTGACAAAATTGCGCATAAGTGATATGATAATATGGCGTAATTGTGAGTAGATCTTTGAAAACTAAACAGAACGTTGAATAAACGAACAAGTTAAAACCTTTGAGTACAGAATCAAAAAGCCAATGAAATTAATTATATTAATTAATAAATTATTTGGAGAGTTTGATCCTGGCTCAGGACGAACGCTGGCGGCATGCCTAATACATGCAAGTCGAACGAACACTTTTAGTGTTAGTGGCGAACGGGTGAGTAACACGTAAGTAACCAACCTATGAGACGAGGATAACTACTGGAAACGGTAGCTAATACTGGATAGGATATAGAATCAATGATTTTATATTTAAAGATGCCTTAAAGCATCACTGATAGATGGGCTTGCGGCGCATTAGCTAGTTGGTAGGGTAAAGGCCTACCAAGGCGACGATGCGTAGCCGACCTGAGAGGGTGAACGGCCACACTGGGACTGAGACACGGCCCAGACTCCTACGGGAGGCAGCAGTAGGGAATCTTCGGCAATGGACGAAAGTCTGACCGAGCAATGCCGCGTGAGTGAAGAAGGTCTTCGGATTGTAAAGCTCTGTTATTAGGGAAGAAAGAACTTAGCAGGAAATGGCTAAGAAGTGACGGTACCTAATGAGAAAGCCACGGCTAACTACGTGCCAGCAGCCGCGGTAATACGTAGGTGGCGAGCGTTGTCCGGAATTATTGGGCGTAAAGCGTGCGTAGGCGGTCTATTAAGTCTGATTTGAAAGCCCATGGCTTAACCATGGAGGGTGATTGGAAACTGGTAGACTTGAGTACAGGAGAGGAAGGTGGAATTCCACGTGTAGCGGTGAAATGCGTAGATATGTGGAGGAACACCGGTGGCGAAGGCGGCCTTCTGGCCTGTGTCTGACGCTGAGGCACGAAAGCGTGGGTAGCAAACAGGATTAGATACCCTGGTAGTCCACGCCGTAAACGATGAGTACTAAGTGTCGGGGGAGACCTCGGTGCTGAAGTTAACGCATTAAGTACTCCGCCTGGGAAGTACGGTCGCAAGACTGAAACTCAAAGGAATTGACGGGGACCCGCACAAGCGGTGGAGCATGTGGTTTAATTCGACGCAACGCGAAGAACCTTACCAGGCCTTGACATCCCAATGACCGGTATAGAGATATACCTTTCCTTTTGGACATTGGAGACAGGTGGTGCATGGTTGTCGTCAGCTCGTGTCGTGAGATGTTGGGTTAAGTCCCGCAACGAGCGCAACCCTTGTTGTTAGTTGCTAACATTAAGTTGAGGACTCTAACGAGACTGCCAGTGACAAACTGGAGGAAGGTGGGGATGACGTCAAATCATCATGCCCCTTATGGCCTGGGCTACACACGTGCTACAATGGTTAGAACAAAGAGAAGCGAAGCGGAGACGTGAAGCAAACCTCAAAAAACTAATCTCAGTTCAGATTGTAGTCTGCAACTCGACTACATGAAGTCGGAATCGCTAGTAATCGCGAATCAGCATGTCGCGGTGAATACGTTCCCGGGTCTTGTACACACCGCCCGTCACACCATGAGAGTTTGTAACACCCGAAGCCGGTGGCCTAACCTATTTATAGGAGGGAGCCGTCTAAGGTGGGACAGATGATTGGGGTGAAGTCGTAACAAGGTATCCCTACGGGAACGTGGGGATGGATCACCTCCTTTCTAAGGAGAAAGAATAAAAAGAAAAAGCACACAAAGGTTTAACTTGAATCAAAAGTTCTGTTTAGTTTTGAGAGATGAAACTCTCAAAAGAAGCCCTAATAGGATGGGCCTGTAGCTCAGATGGTTAGAGCGCACGCCTGATAAGCGTGAGGTCGATAGTTCGATTCTATTCAGGCCCACCATAAAAAAGCGTGTAGATAAAAAAAGTGGGGCCTTAGCTTAGCTGGGAGAGCGCCTGCCTTGCACGCAGGAGGTCAGGGGTTCGAATCCCCTAGGCTCCACCAAAGACTTTTTATTTCCTATAATCCTATATGGAAAAATTTATTGGTTGACAATGAATTAGGAAATGATATAATCAATAAGCTAAAAAGAAATTGATCTTTGAAAACTGGATAATGTAAGAAAGTAAACACAACAGCAGTGTTTGCGAAACAAAGCTTAAGCAAAGAACAAGCGCGTAACTAAATAAAGAAATTTATTTAGAATTATTAGGTTAAGTTAATAAGGGCGCACGGAGGATGCCTAGGCACTAGGAGCCGAAGAAGGACGCAACTAACGGCGAAACGCATCAGGGAGCTGTAAGTAAGCAGATCTGGTGATATCCGAATGGGGAAACCCTATAGGAGTAATATCCTATAACCGCTACCTGAAAAGATAGGGTAGCAGGAGGCATACCCAGGGAACTGAAACATCTAAGTACCTGGAGGAAAAGAAAGAAAAATCGATTTCCTAAGTAGCGGCGAGCGAAAGGGAAAGAGCCCAAACCATGGCAACATGGGGTAATAGGACCACAAAAACAGGATTAATGTAGTATAGACGAATGACGTGGGAAAGTCAACCAAAGAAGGTGAGAGTCCTGTAGTTGAAATACTAGATTAGACTAAGTGGGATCCTGAGTACGGCCGGACACGAGGAATCCGGTCGGAAATCGCGAGGACCATCTCGTAAGGCTAAATACTACCTAGTGACCGATAGTGAACCAGTACCGTGAGGGAAAGGTGAAAAGAACCCCGGGAGGGGAGTGAAATAGAACCTGAAACCGTGTGCCTACAAATAGTCAGAGCCCGTTAAAGGGTGATGGCGTGCCTTTTGTAGAATGAACCGGCGAGTTACGATATAGTGCAAGGTTAAGGGAAGAACCCGGAGCCGAAGCGAAAGCGAGTCTTAATAGGGCGAATAGTATTATGTCGTAGACCCGAAACCGAGTGAGCTAGCCATGTGCAGGGTGAAGGTTGGGTAAAACCAACTGGAGCCCGAACCGTAGTCTGTTGAAAAAGGCCCGGATGACATGTGGCTAGGGGTGAAATTCCAATCGAACTCGGATATAGCTGGTTCTCCCCGAAATAGCTTTAGGGCTAGCCTCGTTAAAGAGCTTACTGGAGGTAGAGCACTGAATATACGATGGCCTCACCTCGAGGTACTGAATGTA from Mycoplasmatota bacterium carries:
- a CDS encoding flap endonuclease translates to MKTLLVVDGHHLLFKMFYGMPSRIIGKNGKSVHAIIGFTGALLKVINMTRPTEIVVVFDSENGSDRNQLNPEYKGNRVDYTDVPTDDNPFSQLNDIYIVLDYLRIKHFESFNGNEADDHITSYVNSYKNTHKVYILSGDTDFMQLVDENVNLFVYRGKKSIVYNREMVYEKFGIYPNYFADYKCLVGDKSDNIKGVPTVGPKTATSLIDTYGGILNIIKSIELVRKTTLKMKLKEYTDMLIQNYQLIKLDRKIDNPYEGESLLWSSKDMKTLDILRSLDYM